From one Phocaeicola salanitronis DSM 18170 genomic stretch:
- a CDS encoding DUF3876 domain-containing protein: protein MKNRQLYRLAACLIGAASLLLQSCSESRFKDCDRLCGSWSSVEGKPDVLIYKEGDAYKVTVFARSGKTRKLKPETYLLVEENGNLFINTGYRIDIAYNEAADVLTFSPNGDYVRKEVRP from the coding sequence ATGAAAAACAGACAGTTGTACAGACTGGCCGCCTGCCTGATCGGGGCGGCATCACTGCTGCTGCAGAGTTGCAGTGAGAGCAGGTTTAAGGACTGTGACCGCCTGTGCGGTTCATGGAGCAGTGTGGAAGGCAAGCCCGATGTCCTTATATATAAGGAAGGGGACGCCTACAAGGTGACGGTCTTCGCCCGCAGCGGAAAGACACGGAAGCTGAAACCGGAAACCTATCTGCTGGTGGAAGAAAACGGTAACCTGTTCATCAATACCGGCTACCGCATAGACATCGCCTACAATGAGGCGGCTGACGTATTGACCTTTTCTCCGAACGGTGACTATGTAAGGAAGGAGGTACGTCCATGA